Within Chromatiales bacterium, the genomic segment CTTTAATAGACGAGAGTTTTTACGAGCAACAGGAATATGTGTTAATAAATTGGCTACCTTTGCTGATTATATTGGTGCTGTTCGCACGCGGTATAGGTAGTTTCATGGGAAGCTACTATATCGATTATGTTGGCAACCATGTGGTCAAACAACTGCGCTCTGAGGCTTTTGCGCACATATTGCGCCTACCTATTTCCTATTATGATAAGAGTGACCAAGGTAAAGTGACTGCCAAGATAATCTATAATATTGCTATCACTGCGAACGCATCGTCTCGTGCGGTAACGATTCTAGTTAGAGATTCGCTGACCGCGTTAGGTCTCTTGGCGTGGCTTTTTTATATTAGTTGGATTTTAACATTGATTATGCTGGTGTTGGTACCACTGATTGTTTATATCGTGCACTATATCAATAAGCGATTTCGCTTGTTGCATCATCGTCATCAAGAACTGATGGGTAACTTAACCGCTAAAGTGCAACAAGCAGTTAGGAGTAGTAGCACGATTAAGATTTTCGACGGTTACGATTACGAAACCAAGCATTTTGAAGCTGATAACGAACGAGTGCGCCGTTATTTAATGCGTGCATCGGCGGTTAAATCAATCAGCACACCAGTGATAATGATGATTTTGGGATTGAGTTTGGCAGCCATTGTTTATCTGATGAATACTGAACAACTAATTCCTAAAGTGTCGCCTGGGACTTTCGTCTCTTTTGTCGTCGCGATGATATTATTGTTTAGACCAGTACGCAGTCTGGTGCAAGTCAATGTAATTCTGCAGAAAGGTATGGTTGCCGCACACAGCATATTCGATTTTTTAGATATAAAACCGGAAGTAGATAAAGTCGACAATACCAAGCGTCGTTGGCAAGGCGGCATAAGATATGTGGGAGTATCTTTTCGTTATGACGACACCAGCGAGGATGCCGAACCTGCTTTATCAGATATTAACCTAGATATTAAACCCCTGGACACAGTTGCATTAGTAGGTGCATCAGGTGCCGGCAAATCTACTTTAGTGAGCTTATTACCGCGGTTTTACGAGTGTCGCACAGGGCGCATAGAGATTGACGGTTATGATATTAAAGATCTGCCACTATCTGAGTTGCGAGCGCAAATTGCTTATGCTGGACAGGATATCGTTTTGTTTAATGATAGTATAGCCAATAACATTGCCTATGGCATGCAAGCCTCGCAATCACAAATAGAAGAAGCAGCACGCAAAGCACACGCCTTCGAGTTTATAAACAAACTACCACACGGGTTTGAGACTGTGATCGGCGATAGTGGCAGTCGTTTATCGGGTGGTGAGCGACAGCGCATAGCCATCGCCCGAGCACTGTTGAAACAGACGCCGATCATTATTTTTGACGAAGCAACCTCAGCACTCGATATGACATCCGAGCGCATGATACAACTGGCATTGGAGGAGATTTCTGATCAATGGACGATGCTGTTAATTGCCCATCGTTTCTCTACGATTAGATTAGCGAACCGCATCGTGGTTTTAGAAAAAGGCCGTATCGTCGAGCACGGCACGCACGATCAATTGCTCGCCGAACAAGGGTCTTATTACCAGCTGTACAGAGCTGGACAGGGTCGGAGCATGGTGGTTTGACATACTACAACTGGCTTTGGTATCACGCCTCGCGCTACTGGGCGTGGCCGTTGTTACCGTTGTCGTTGCTTTATCGTGGCGCGTTGTTCTTAAAAACCTGCGTTGATAGATCCAATACACCGCAACGATTGTCGGTACCAGTGATAGTTGTCGGCAATCTCAGCGTCGGTGGTACCGGCAAAACCCCTTTGGTCATTTATCTGGTAGAACGATTGCAGGCGCGCGGTATTAAGGTGGGTGTCGTGAGTCGTGGTTATCGTGGTTCGGCAAGCGGTGATCTGCCGGTAGAAGTTAACGACCATACAACACCGAGAATGGTCGGCGATGAGCCTCAGTTAATCTATCAAAAGACAAAATGTCCTATCGTGATAAGCAAAAAGCTCGCGCGTGCTGCACAGCTACTGATCGATAAATACGATGTTGAGTTGATAGTGTCGGACGACGGTTTACAACACCGCGACTTAGCGAGAACGATAGAGATTGCAGTAGTAGATGGTAGCAGAGGTTTCGGTAATCGCTATCTGTTGCCTGCCGGCCCATTGCGAGAGCCGCTTTCTCGCATCAACCATGTTACTTTTGTCGTTATAAATGGCGCATTGAAATCTCAATCAAGCGATAGGTTCTTAACATCGCACGGTCGTTGCTACAGTATGCAGATGCAGGCGACCAAGCTATATACCCCAGTTTATGACAAATACTACCCAGCAGATCATCTGACAGGGCAGTGTGTACATGCCTGTTGCGCTTTAGCCAACCCTGATAG encodes:
- the msbA gene encoding lipid A export permease/ATP-binding protein MsbA — encoded protein: MTDINVDRKAFYRLLSYSWQRTRYFAIAIVGMLIYAASDTGFAMLMKPLIDESFYEQQEYVLINWLPLLIILVLFARGIGSFMGSYYIDYVGNHVVKQLRSEAFAHILRLPISYYDKSDQGKVTAKIIYNIAITANASSRAVTILVRDSLTALGLLAWLFYISWILTLIMLVLVPLIVYIVHYINKRFRLLHHRHQELMGNLTAKVQQAVRSSSTIKIFDGYDYETKHFEADNERVRRYLMRASAVKSISTPVIMMILGLSLAAIVYLMNTEQLIPKVSPGTFVSFVVAMILLFRPVRSLVQVNVILQKGMVAAHSIFDFLDIKPEVDKVDNTKRRWQGGIRYVGVSFRYDDTSEDAEPALSDINLDIKPLDTVALVGASGAGKSTLVSLLPRFYECRTGRIEIDGYDIKDLPLSELRAQIAYAGQDIVLFNDSIANNIAYGMQASQSQIEEAARKAHAFEFINKLPHGFETVIGDSGSRLSGGERQRIAIARALLKQTPIIIFDEATSALDMTSERMIQLALEEISDQWTMLLIAHRFSTIRLANRIVVLEKGRIVEHGTHDQLLAEQGSYYQLYRAGQGRSMVV
- a CDS encoding tetraacyldisaccharide 4'-kinase, with product MTYYNWLWYHASRYWAWPLLPLSLLYRGALFLKTCVDRSNTPQRLSVPVIVVGNLSVGGTGKTPLVIYLVERLQARGIKVGVVSRGYRGSASGDLPVEVNDHTTPRMVGDEPQLIYQKTKCPIVISKKLARAAQLLIDKYDVELIVSDDGLQHRDLARTIEIAVVDGSRGFGNRYLLPAGPLREPLSRINHVTFVVINGALKSQSSDRFLTSHGRCYSMQMQATKLYTPVYDKYYPADHLTGQCVHACCALANPDRFFATLESLGMSLVKHAFKDHHVYSAADFKFSRKLPIVMTAKDGVKWMEIAEQGHKMDADAWILETQLQVDEGFEKELLTMLG